The genomic stretch CACCGCAATTATTGACGATGATGCTGCCCATTTTCTTCAGGATACTGCCGACCACCGGAAACTTCTCCAGATGGTCACCGGTCACGAACGCAAGGTCATAAAACTGCGAGAACATCAGGAAACCGTCGCCCCAGCTCTGGTGTTTGGCGGCGATAATGCACGGGCCTTCCGGCAGGTTCTCGCGGCCTTTCACCTCCAGCCTGATGCCCGCCACATGCTCCATCCAGAAACACATCGTGCGGGTGTAGCCCAGGATCCACAGCATCATGACCTTCCGCCCGGGAATCAACAGGAGCGGGATCGCCCCAAGGGCAAAAAAGATCGAGGTCAGCCAGTAGGCAAGACGGAAAAAGAAGGAACGCATGAGATTATCCTTTAGTCGGGTTCAGGCTCAGGCGGCTTGCGCCGCACCGTTCGCACAGGTTTCAGGCAGCATTTCACGGCTGCGGGTTTCGATACGCGCTTCCAGAAGCGCCATGAATTCTTTCTGCGGCAGACCTGGCGGGATCGGCTCCAGAAACTCGATCGCTGCCGGGCCGGGTACAAAAGACCAGCTCTTGTCCAGCCAGCGCACGCCAAGATTTGTCGCCACCGGCACCACCGGACATTCATACAGTTTGTAGACGTAATAAACGCCCCGGCGATACCGGTGTTTCTGGCCAAGGGCCGACAGCTTGCCTTCGGGATAGACCAGCACCGGGCGCGCCGCCGCGCGTAAATCCTCGATCATTCCGGCCAACTGGCCGTCCCGCCCCGCCGGGCCGCCGCGCTGATTATCCACCACCACCGCCTGCATCTTGCGGAACACCCGGCCAATCAGCGGATATTTCAGGAACTGGTCGCTGATGATGAAGGCCGCATCGTCAAACTGCGAAAACAGGAAGAACCCGTCGCCCCAGCTCTGGTGCTTGCTGGCCACAATCATCGGTCCTTGCGGCAGCCTGTCCCGGCCACGCACCTGCAGGTCAATGCCGCCGATCAGCCGCATTAACAGGCAGACACTGCGCGTATAAAGGCGTGCCCAGATCATCAGGGGACGCCGTGTCGGCAACAGCAGCAAGACAGCACCGCTGAACACGAAGAAGACCGAGACGAGCCAGAAGGCTCCCTGAAACAAGATTGAGCGCATGGATTGAACCGGATCAACTCAGTCAAACGGATTGAGGACAGCGACCACAGCATCCGTTAGCGGCGTCTGATAATCCATCATCTTGCCCGGCAGGCGGCCATAGGCTTTG from Parvularcula sp. IMCC14364 encodes the following:
- a CDS encoding 1-acyl-sn-glycerol-3-phosphate acyltransferase encodes the protein MRSILFQGAFWLVSVFFVFSGAVLLLLPTRRPLMIWARLYTRSVCLLMRLIGGIDLQVRGRDRLPQGPMIVASKHQSWGDGFFLFSQFDDAAFIISDQFLKYPLIGRVFRKMQAVVVDNQRGGPAGRDGQLAGMIEDLRAAARPVLVYPEGKLSALGQKHRYRRGVYYVYKLYECPVVPVATNLGVRWLDKSWSFVPGPAAIEFLEPIPPGLPQKEFMALLEARIETRSREMLPETCANGAAQAA